One Mya arenaria isolate MELC-2E11 chromosome 7, ASM2691426v1 genomic window carries:
- the LOC128239858 gene encoding glyoxylate reductase/hydroxypyruvate reductase-like — protein sequence MMRPRFLIRSFKHIQASVFSSSYLHFKSGRISQACKLKAMSTSSRPKVFVTRRVPEDGINLLKEHCEVSQWNSDDAITREELIRGIKGVDALFCLLTDKIDEGILDAAGDSLRAIGTMSVGYDHIDLAACRKRGIPVGYTPDVLTSATAELTVALLLNVSRRLGEGVEAVKDGSWGTWSPLWMCGQGLDGATVGILGLGRIGLAVAQCLKPFGVAKILYSGNSEKDEAKQLQAEFVTFDELLKKSDFVLGCCALTKENIGLMNKEAFSKMKKTAVFINTSRGGLVNQDDLYEALKYGEIFAAGVDVTSPEPLPTDSSLLSLSNCVVLPHIGSATMKARNAMSELCARNIIAALKGNPMLKQVQ from the exons ATGATGCGACCTAGATTTCTTATCAggtcatttaaacatattcaagcTAGTGTATTTAGCTCATCTTATCTACATTTTAAATCTGGACGAATTTCTCAAGCTTGTAAACTTAAAGCCATGTCAACTAGTTCAAGACCAAAAGTGTTTGTTACAAGGCGTGTGCCTGAGGATGGAATTAATTTACTCAAGGAACATTGCGAGGTGTCTCAATGGAACTCTGATGATGCTATTACAAGAGAAGAGCTTATACGTGGAATTAAAGGTGTTGATGCCCTATTCTGTTTGTTAACAGACAAAATTGATGAGGGGATTCTGGATGCTGCAG GTGACTCATTGCGGGCTATCGGGACAATGTCAGTCGGGTATGACCATATCGACCTCGCGGCCTGCAGAAAGCGAGGAATACCGGTGGGGTACACCCCTGATGTGCTTACCAGTGCTACTGCAGAGCTCACCGTTGCTCTGCTGCTTAACGTATCTAGGCGACTAGGAGAAG GTGTGGAAGCTGTAAAGGACGGGAGCTGGGGAACTTGGTCCCCACTCTGGATGTGTGGACAGGGGCTTGATGGCGCAACAGTCGGTATTCTAG GACTCGGTCGAATTGGTTTAGCAGTGGCACAATGTCTGAAGCCTTTTGGTGTCGCGAAAATTCTGTACAGCGGAAACAGCGAGAAGGACGAAGCAAAACAGCTCCAAGCCGAATTTGTTACCTTTGACGAGCTTCTTAAAAAGTCGGATTTTGTTCTTGGATGTTGCGCTCTTACAAAAGAGAATATCGGTCTGATGAATAAGGAGgcattttctaaaatgaaaaaGACTGCAGTATTTATAAACACAAGCCGAGGTGGACTTGTGAACCAAGATGATTTATATGAAGCCCTTAAGTACGGGGAGATATTTGCTGCGGGAGTAGATGTGACGTCACCGGAACCACTTCCAACCGATAGCTCTCTATTGTCTTTAAGTAACTGTGTCGTATTGCCGCATATTGGAAGTGCAACGATGAAGGCGAGGAATGCCATGTCGGAACTCTGCGCTAGAAATATTATTGCAGCACTAAAAGGAAACCCTATGTTGAAACAAGTACAATAG